Proteins co-encoded in one Papaver somniferum cultivar HN1 chromosome 5, ASM357369v1, whole genome shotgun sequence genomic window:
- the LOC113281872 gene encoding transcription factor BIM2-like isoform X3 encodes MELSQSCSFGTEGKKPTHDFLSLYNNHSSFQHQDPRPSQESVHNLGKWSSEQSLPSNPYILPNSFNSLPSSKGMSHKNQSFMEMMKSAKSVHEDDDDDEEYLGKRDISSQKELTVKVDSKNIDQKANTPRSKHSATEQRRRSKINDRFQILREIIPLNDQKRDKASFLLEVIEYIQFLQEKVTKYEGPYQGWNQEPTKLMPWQRNRNGTGENMADHSRVVKNVPGPGMIFGGKFNDPNIPISSTLVGNAHNVVENDLTPGVSYKPMEPHLGRANKALPLPVPIRPELFTPAGDLAQPIQRPTLDEENLATGAESHLRQSRSCAVAATDVLKERDEMVVEGGTISISNVYSQGLLNNLTKALQSSGADLSQASISVQIDLGKQRLAASKDHANPSASNQTSSRSRNLNCGEDSNQAQKRLKIENS; translated from the exons ATGGAACTGTCTCAGTCTTGTTCTTTTGGAACTGAAG GTAAAAAACCAACACATGATTTTCTATCACTATACAATAATCATTCATCTTTCCAGCACCAAGATCCAAGACCTTCTCAAG AATCTGTGCACAATTTAGGGAAGTGGTCATCAGAGCAGTCATTGCCGTCTAACCCTTACATTCTTCCTAACAGCTTTAACTCTCTTCCTTCATCAAA GGGAATGTCCCATAAAAATCAGAGTTTTATGGAAATGATGAAATCAGCCAAGAGTGTTcacgaagatgatgatgacgatgaagaaTATCTTGGAAAGAGAGATATATCTTCCCAGAAAG AATTGACAGTGAAAGTTGACAGCAAAAATATCGATCAGAAAGCCAATACGCCGAGGTCAAAACACTCTGCAACAGAGCAGCGCCGAAGGAGCAAGATTAACGACAG ATTTCAGATACTGAGAGAGATTATACCCCTTAATGATCAAAAGAGAGACAAGGCCTCATTTCTACTGGAG GTTATCGAGTACATTCAGTTTTTACAGGAGAAAGTCACTAAATATGAGGGTCCCTACCAAGGATGGAATCAGGAGCCAACAAAGTTGATGCCTTGG CAGAGGAATAGAAATGGGACTGGAGAAAACATGGCTGATCATTCTCGGGTGGTAAAGAATGTCCCTGGTCCAGGAATGAtatttggtggaaagtttaatGACCCAAACATCCCTATCTCATCGACCCTGGTAGGGAATGCACATAATGTAGTAGAAAATGACTTAACACCAGGTGTTTCCTATAAACCTATGGAACCCCACCTTGGGAGAGCAAATAAGGCACTGCCCCTTCCGGTTCCTATTCGACCAGAATTGTTCACACCTGCTGGTGATCTTGCCCAACCTATACAAAGACCAACACTTGATGAAGAGAACCTGGCAACCGGAGCTGAATCACATTTACGGCAGAGTAGATCATGTGCTGTTGCTGCAACTGATGTGCTCAAGGAGAGGGATGAAATGGTAGTAGAAGGGGGAACAATTAGCATATCAAACGTCTATTCCCAGGG GTTGCTAAATAATTTGACAAAAGCACTACAGAGTTCTGGCGCAGATCTTTCACAGGCAAGCATCTCTGTGCAGATTGATCTAGGGAAGCAACGGCTGGCAGCTTCAAAG GATCACGCAAACCCTTCAGCTAGCAACCAAACAAGCTCACGCTCCAGAAATTTGAACTGTGGAGAAGATTCAAATCAAGCTCAGAAGCGGCTAAAAATAGAAAACAGCTAG
- the LOC113281872 gene encoding transcription factor BIM2-like isoform X1, translating into MELSQSCSFGTEGKKPTHDFLSLYNNHSSFQHQDPRPSQGIYLKTRDFLQPLETVEKSNSKGESSSIVETSSSSPVIIEKKAISQPRPPSSSSSASSIEHVLPGGIGTYTISHISNFSQQQVVPGQERPTGSSVIAPAAPTTSYEKKTEVVVNNRAAVSNSNSSYSGGSSFTLWGDSVVEKKVSSLAMMSKKGNSNGDHGQALRESVHNLGKWSSEQSLPSNPYILPNSFNSLPSSKGMSHKNQSFMEMMKSAKSVHEDDDDDEEYLGKRDISSQKELTVKVDSKNIDQKANTPRSKHSATEQRRRSKINDRFQILREIIPLNDQKRDKASFLLEVIEYIQFLQEKVTKYEGPYQGWNQEPTKLMPWQRNRNGTGENMADHSRVVKNVPGPGMIFGGKFNDPNIPISSTLVGNAHNVVENDLTPGVSYKPMEPHLGRANKALPLPVPIRPELFTPAGDLAQPIQRPTLDEENLATGAESHLRQSRSCAVAATDVLKERDEMVVEGGTISISNVYSQGLLNNLTKALQSSGADLSQASISVQIDLGKQRLAASKDHANPSASNQTSSRSRNLNCGEDSNQAQKRLKIENS; encoded by the exons ATGGAACTGTCTCAGTCTTGTTCTTTTGGAACTGAAG GTAAAAAACCAACACATGATTTTCTATCACTATACAATAATCATTCATCTTTCCAGCACCAAGATCCAAGACCTTCTCAAG GAATTTACTTGAAAACTCGAGATTTCTTACAACCACTTGAAACAGTAGAAAAAAGCAATTCAAAGGGAGAAAGCAGTAGCATAGTCGAAACATCGTCGTCGTCTCCTGTTATTATTGAAAAAAAGGCCATCTCACAGCCTCGGCCGCCTTCTTCGTCATCTTCTGCTTCCTCAATTGAACATGTACTTCccggtgggattggaacttataCTATAAGTCACATTTCAAATTTCAGTCAACAACAAGTTGTTCCTGGACAAGAAAGACCTACTGGGTCCTCAGTTATTGCTCCTGCAGCTCCAACGACTAGTTATGAGAAAAAAACTGAAGTAGTAGTAAATAATAGAGCTGCTGTTTCTAATAGTAATAGTTCTTATAGTGGTGGGAGTTCGTTTACATTGTGGGGAGATTCTGTCGTTGAAAAAAAAGTGTCATCGTTGGCGATGATGTCTAAGAAGGGGAATAGTAATGGGGATCATGGTCAAGCTCTTAGAG AATCTGTGCACAATTTAGGGAAGTGGTCATCAGAGCAGTCATTGCCGTCTAACCCTTACATTCTTCCTAACAGCTTTAACTCTCTTCCTTCATCAAA GGGAATGTCCCATAAAAATCAGAGTTTTATGGAAATGATGAAATCAGCCAAGAGTGTTcacgaagatgatgatgacgatgaagaaTATCTTGGAAAGAGAGATATATCTTCCCAGAAAG AATTGACAGTGAAAGTTGACAGCAAAAATATCGATCAGAAAGCCAATACGCCGAGGTCAAAACACTCTGCAACAGAGCAGCGCCGAAGGAGCAAGATTAACGACAG ATTTCAGATACTGAGAGAGATTATACCCCTTAATGATCAAAAGAGAGACAAGGCCTCATTTCTACTGGAG GTTATCGAGTACATTCAGTTTTTACAGGAGAAAGTCACTAAATATGAGGGTCCCTACCAAGGATGGAATCAGGAGCCAACAAAGTTGATGCCTTGG CAGAGGAATAGAAATGGGACTGGAGAAAACATGGCTGATCATTCTCGGGTGGTAAAGAATGTCCCTGGTCCAGGAATGAtatttggtggaaagtttaatGACCCAAACATCCCTATCTCATCGACCCTGGTAGGGAATGCACATAATGTAGTAGAAAATGACTTAACACCAGGTGTTTCCTATAAACCTATGGAACCCCACCTTGGGAGAGCAAATAAGGCACTGCCCCTTCCGGTTCCTATTCGACCAGAATTGTTCACACCTGCTGGTGATCTTGCCCAACCTATACAAAGACCAACACTTGATGAAGAGAACCTGGCAACCGGAGCTGAATCACATTTACGGCAGAGTAGATCATGTGCTGTTGCTGCAACTGATGTGCTCAAGGAGAGGGATGAAATGGTAGTAGAAGGGGGAACAATTAGCATATCAAACGTCTATTCCCAGGG GTTGCTAAATAATTTGACAAAAGCACTACAGAGTTCTGGCGCAGATCTTTCACAGGCAAGCATCTCTGTGCAGATTGATCTAGGGAAGCAACGGCTGGCAGCTTCAAAG GATCACGCAAACCCTTCAGCTAGCAACCAAACAAGCTCACGCTCCAGAAATTTGAACTGTGGAGAAGATTCAAATCAAGCTCAGAAGCGGCTAAAAATAGAAAACAGCTAG
- the LOC113281872 gene encoding transcription factor BIM2-like isoform X2, with protein MELSQSCSFGTEGKKPTHDFLSLYNNHSSFQHQDPRPSQGIYLKTRDFLQPLETVEKSNSKGESSSIVETSSSSPVIIEKKAISQPRPPSSSSSASSIEHVLPGGIGTYTISHISNFSQQQVVPGQERPTGSSVIAPAAPTTSYEKKTEVVVNNRAAVSNSNSSYSGGSSFTLWGDSVVEKKVSSLAMMSKKGNSNGDHGQALRESVHNLGKWSSEQSLPSNPYILPNSFNSLPSSKGMSHKNQSFMEMMKSAKSVHEDDDDDEEYLGKRDISSQKELTVKVDSKNIDQKANTPRSKHSATEQRRRSKINDRFQILREIIPLNDQKRDKASFLLEVIEYIQFLQEKVTKYEGPYQGWNQEPTKLMPWRNRNGTGENMADHSRVVKNVPGPGMIFGGKFNDPNIPISSTLVGNAHNVVENDLTPGVSYKPMEPHLGRANKALPLPVPIRPELFTPAGDLAQPIQRPTLDEENLATGAESHLRQSRSCAVAATDVLKERDEMVVEGGTISISNVYSQGLLNNLTKALQSSGADLSQASISVQIDLGKQRLAASKDHANPSASNQTSSRSRNLNCGEDSNQAQKRLKIENS; from the exons ATGGAACTGTCTCAGTCTTGTTCTTTTGGAACTGAAG GTAAAAAACCAACACATGATTTTCTATCACTATACAATAATCATTCATCTTTCCAGCACCAAGATCCAAGACCTTCTCAAG GAATTTACTTGAAAACTCGAGATTTCTTACAACCACTTGAAACAGTAGAAAAAAGCAATTCAAAGGGAGAAAGCAGTAGCATAGTCGAAACATCGTCGTCGTCTCCTGTTATTATTGAAAAAAAGGCCATCTCACAGCCTCGGCCGCCTTCTTCGTCATCTTCTGCTTCCTCAATTGAACATGTACTTCccggtgggattggaacttataCTATAAGTCACATTTCAAATTTCAGTCAACAACAAGTTGTTCCTGGACAAGAAAGACCTACTGGGTCCTCAGTTATTGCTCCTGCAGCTCCAACGACTAGTTATGAGAAAAAAACTGAAGTAGTAGTAAATAATAGAGCTGCTGTTTCTAATAGTAATAGTTCTTATAGTGGTGGGAGTTCGTTTACATTGTGGGGAGATTCTGTCGTTGAAAAAAAAGTGTCATCGTTGGCGATGATGTCTAAGAAGGGGAATAGTAATGGGGATCATGGTCAAGCTCTTAGAG AATCTGTGCACAATTTAGGGAAGTGGTCATCAGAGCAGTCATTGCCGTCTAACCCTTACATTCTTCCTAACAGCTTTAACTCTCTTCCTTCATCAAA GGGAATGTCCCATAAAAATCAGAGTTTTATGGAAATGATGAAATCAGCCAAGAGTGTTcacgaagatgatgatgacgatgaagaaTATCTTGGAAAGAGAGATATATCTTCCCAGAAAG AATTGACAGTGAAAGTTGACAGCAAAAATATCGATCAGAAAGCCAATACGCCGAGGTCAAAACACTCTGCAACAGAGCAGCGCCGAAGGAGCAAGATTAACGACAG ATTTCAGATACTGAGAGAGATTATACCCCTTAATGATCAAAAGAGAGACAAGGCCTCATTTCTACTGGAG GTTATCGAGTACATTCAGTTTTTACAGGAGAAAGTCACTAAATATGAGGGTCCCTACCAAGGATGGAATCAGGAGCCAACAAAGTTGATGCCTTGG AGGAATAGAAATGGGACTGGAGAAAACATGGCTGATCATTCTCGGGTGGTAAAGAATGTCCCTGGTCCAGGAATGAtatttggtggaaagtttaatGACCCAAACATCCCTATCTCATCGACCCTGGTAGGGAATGCACATAATGTAGTAGAAAATGACTTAACACCAGGTGTTTCCTATAAACCTATGGAACCCCACCTTGGGAGAGCAAATAAGGCACTGCCCCTTCCGGTTCCTATTCGACCAGAATTGTTCACACCTGCTGGTGATCTTGCCCAACCTATACAAAGACCAACACTTGATGAAGAGAACCTGGCAACCGGAGCTGAATCACATTTACGGCAGAGTAGATCATGTGCTGTTGCTGCAACTGATGTGCTCAAGGAGAGGGATGAAATGGTAGTAGAAGGGGGAACAATTAGCATATCAAACGTCTATTCCCAGGG GTTGCTAAATAATTTGACAAAAGCACTACAGAGTTCTGGCGCAGATCTTTCACAGGCAAGCATCTCTGTGCAGATTGATCTAGGGAAGCAACGGCTGGCAGCTTCAAAG GATCACGCAAACCCTTCAGCTAGCAACCAAACAAGCTCACGCTCCAGAAATTTGAACTGTGGAGAAGATTCAAATCAAGCTCAGAAGCGGCTAAAAATAGAAAACAGCTAG